GATGATCTTCCGGTGTATTAAGCGCTTCAAAATTGTAGTATTCTGTTTCTATTTCAGGACCTGTTACTGTCTCAAAACCCAAGCCAAAGAAAATCTCTTTGATTTCTTGAGTGATAAGTGTAAGGGGATGTTTAGTGCCAATTAAAGGACTGATTCCTGGGAGAGATATGTCTAATTTTGCTTCAGTTCTTTTTACTGAGTTAATACTGGCAAGCTCCTCGCTAATCCTAGCACTTATATTAGTTTTTAAATTATTTAACAATCTGCCAAATACTGGTTTTTCATCATTTGATAATGCTGAAACTTGTTTTAACAGAGATGTGAGAACCCCTTTCCTTCCGATGTATTTTACTCTTATTTCTTCCAAATGCTCAGGAAGAGAAATGTTCTTAATTTCAAAATTGAACTTTTCTTCTATCTCTTTAATCTTTGCTTTCAATATTCGTCTCCATATACGCAAAAACGTCTGCCAATTCTAGCACCTTGAGAGATTTTGTCAACGGTCTGCGCAACCAATGTTTGATTTTTCGCTGTAGGCAGTATGGTCTTATGAATGAATGTTTTTATCCTTACTCTAATTCTTCTAACAACCTTCGAATATAAGCGATGTCCTGCTTTGCAAACAATTCTCGATCGCCTTGTCTTGGAGCTTCAACACAAACTGGACCTTGATATTTTTTTCCCTTAAGAATACGCAGAAATTCACGGTTATTGACAATCCCGTCTCCAAGACCACAGGCTATGAAACTGTTGTACGGTGTGTTTCGAAGACGAAATATGTTTTTTAGATGTACATAATATAGTCTGTTAGCACATATGTTAACGGTTTCGGAAAGTGAAACAGGTTTTGGAAAGCAGGCGATATTTGCGTAATCCAGATTAATTCCCACACTTTCCCTATCAATCATGTCAACAAGTTTTTTTGCGGATTCAGGAATGTCGTGAATATAATTCATATGTGTTTCAAAAGCAAATCGAAATCCCAGCTCTGAAGCAAGATCGCCAAGCGTTTTAAATCCTTCTGCTGCCCATTTCCACTGGTCAGGAGTGGCAATTGCAGAACCTTGCTTGTCGTACTTGTAGCTTGGTTCAGCTTTTGTAGAGAGTGGTCCAGCCATTGTATTACAAACAGTAAGTTTAAACCGCTCACTAGCCATCTTAAAAAAGATTATACACTCTTCAGTTTCCTTTTCCCGCACTTTATCATCAGCTGACATGAAATTTGCCCCGGGACCGCCAAAAAGGACATGCTTAAGCCCTGTCTTTTGGACAGCTTCAGCAATTGAGTTTAGATATTGTTCGGATGTTTCATCAACTTTTGAACGTTTGCGCCGGAACTCGATGCCGTCATACCCCCATTCAACTGCCTTTTTACACATTTCAGGGATGGACTGTCCCTGCTCAACATAATTGACGTGCAAAATTATTGGATTTTTCATTTCGCTCCTTTCATCCTATTATTTTCTTTTTTAGATGCTTTTTTGATGATAATATAACAATATGAAGAATATGTCTAAACAAAAGGTATTAAAAACTATTCAGGATTACAGAATGATTTCCAAGAGAGACTGTTTACTTGTTGGCGTTTCTGGAGGTCCAGATTCTGTAGCTCTTTTGTATCTTCTCATGGAACTCAGGGATAACTACAATCTTCAGCTTTATGTAGTTCACTTAAATCATATGCTTAGAGGAAATGAATCCGATGAAGATGCTGGATATGTGAGAAGGTTGTCAAAAAAATTGAAACTCCCTGTTTTTATTGGAAAGAA
Above is a genomic segment from bacterium containing:
- a CDS encoding sugar phosphate isomerase/epimerase → MKNPIILHVNYVEQGQSIPEMCKKAVEWGYDGIEFRRKRSKVDETSEQYLNSIAEAVQKTGLKHVLFGGPGANFMSADDKVREKETEECIIFFKMASERFKLTVCNTMAGPLSTKAEPSYKYDKQGSAIATPDQWKWAAEGFKTLGDLASELGFRFAFETHMNYIHDIPESAKKLVDMIDRESVGINLDYANIACFPKPVSLSETVNICANRLYYVHLKNIFRLRNTPYNSFIACGLGDGIVNNREFLRILKGKKYQGPVCVEAPRQGDRELFAKQDIAYIRRLLEELE